Proteins encoded by one window of Dreissena polymorpha isolate Duluth1 chromosome 11, UMN_Dpol_1.0, whole genome shotgun sequence:
- the LOC127849896 gene encoding uncharacterized protein LOC127849896 produces MCACSYTQKIPSDKLIEMVFTKIGNGSGWSHPIHLHGHSFYVIKMGLGTYNPDKGDLIAQNQDIICTDGRNFCRTMRWKDASWDNGNVTGMNEDPPQKDTIVVPTGFVYLHYFCSYVVVRFISDKPGMWFLHCHIDLHNTNGMGMVIDKGDTKPTTPMGFPVCRNFEFKGSVLKENNNIS; encoded by the exons ATGTGTGCATGTTCGTATACACAAAAAATTCCTTCTGACAAACTCATTGAGATGGTTTTCACTAAAATAGGAAACGGATCGGGATGGTCACACCCTATTCATCTGCACGGCCACTCGTTCTATGTCATTAAGATGGGACTAGGAACGTACAACCCTGATAAAGGTGACCTCATTGCCCAAAATCAAGACATTATTTGCACCGACGGCAGGAACTTCTGCAGGACAATGAGATGGAAAGATGCGTCCTGGGATAACGGAAATGTCACTGGAATGAATGAGGATCCGCCACAAAAAGACACAATCGTGGTTCCAACtggttttgtttatttacattatttttgta GCTACGTGGTGGTGCGGTTTATCTCCGACAAACCCGGTATGTGGTTCCTACATTGTCACATCGACCTGCACAACACTAACGGCATGGGGATGGTGATAGACAAAGGAGATACAAAGCCAACTACACCGATGGGGTTTCCTGTTTGTCGCAACTTCGAATTTAAAGGTagtgttttaaaagaaaacaataacatcAGTTGA